The DNA region CATTCGCCATCCTACCCTCGGTCTCCTCAAAGGGTGGGTACAAATCCGCCGTTAATCAAGAAAGTTGTGTTAGGTTGTTGATATGCGCCCGGTGTGCCTCTGGCCACCGGGCGTCTTTTTGTGGTAACAAAAAAGCAGCCGCACAAACGTAGCGAGGGGACGGTGCTACCTTCGTGGGCTGCGGCACTAAGACAAAGGCTGTACGCTACCGAACCAAGGCTTGCTTAGTCACTGCGCGCGTAGATATGATTTTTCTTAAAGGCTGGTCGTAGGGTTGGGCACCCGCGCCTGGTTCATCATCGCTTCGATTGACTTCACCATCTGAGGAGAACCGATGAAAAGGGGCGCACGCTGGTGAAACCCGGTGGGTTCGATCTCCATGATGCGCCGTTGCCCGTCGGTCGCCATACCCCCCGCCTGTTCGATCACAAAAGCCAGAGCATTGCATTCGTACATCAGGCGCAATTTGCCCTGGGGTGATTTAGGCGTGGCCGGGTAGAGGTAGATTCCCCCCTTCAGCATGTTCCGGTGGAAGTCGGCCACAAGCGAGCCGATGTACCGGGCCATCAGTTTCTCCCGCTTGCACTGATCAATGTACTGCCGAATCGATTCGTCGTACAGATAGTAGTACCCTTCATTGCACGAGAAAATTTTACCGTTTTTGGGCGTACGGATTTCAGGATGCGACAGGATGAACTCACCAATCGAAGGTTCGTACGTAAAGCCGTTGACCCCCTGCCCGGTGGTGTATACCATGATGGACGACGAGCCATACAAAACGTAGCCGGACGCCACCTGATCGACACCGCGCTGTAGAAAGTCTTCAGGCTGAACAGGGGTCCCGATGGGCGAGCGCCGCCGGTAGATCGAGAAAATCGTACCGATCGACACGTTTACGTCAATGTTGGAGGAACCGTCGAGCGGATCAATCGCCACGATGTATTTCCCTTTGTAATTGCCCGTATCGATGTAGTCTTCTTCTTCCTCCGAAATAATTCCGCAGACCTCGCCGCCGTTCCGCAATGCTCGCGTAAAACGAATGTCGGCGACTACGTCGAGTTTCTGTTGTTCCTCGCCCTGCACATTTTGCGAGCCATACGCCCCGGCGATGTTACTCAGCCCGGCACGGTTGATCTCCCGGTTGATGATTTTACCCGCCAGCGCAATATCGCGCAGCAGTTGTGACAACTCGCCCGAAGCGTATGGAAACTGCTCCTGATGGCGCATGATGAAGCGGTCGAGCGTAACGCCAACCGGCAATGCTAGTTTTTCCTCTTTCATAGTGTCTTTCCGGTGTGTACCAAGCAGGAAGCGTGTGGCCAATGCATTCGATAAGGCAATCCAAGCCCGGGCCCGCAGTGCTGATGGAAACCAGACTGCTGTGCCGCAGCAAAGCCAACATATCGAATCTTTACTATTTTTGGCCCCGCGGTGGAATCAGGGGCGTTTGTCTTATCAGAGGGGCGAAAGAAAATAATATAATCATCAAAGGGCTTTTTTTACGCACAAATGGTCAGAATCTTCAAGTTCGGGGGGGCATCCCTAAAAAACGCAGCGGCTATTCGCAATACGGCCGACATCATTCGCCAACATGCGGCCGGCAACCAACTGCTGATTGTGGTGTCGGCCATGGGGCAAACCACCAACCGCCTGGAGGCCCTGTACAGCGCCTATGCCCAACCGCAAGCCGGTGTTGACCATCCGCAGGAGATTTTGCAGGAAATTCGGCAGTACCACGAAGACATCGCCCGTGAGTTGTTCGGCGAACTACCCGAAACCCTCGTGGCCCTGTTCGACAACCTGTTCGGCAAACTGGAAACCAAGGCGTCGTCCCTCCCCCATTCCGTGCCCTTCGACGAGGGTTACGATCAAGTGCTGTGCTATGGCGAGATCATCTCGTCGCATCTGGTGGCGCGTTACCTGCAACACCTGGAATTACCCGTGGAGTGGATCGATTCCCGACGTTACATCCAGACCGACATGACCTGGCGCGAAGCCCGCATCGACTGGCTCTGGACCGAAAGTCAGGTGCAACGCCAACTGGCACCCAAGCTCAAACAGCAAATTGCGCTGACCCAGGGCTTCATCGGAGGCACGGTCGACGGGCGTACTACCACGCTGGGCCGCGAAGGGTCCGATTTTACGGCCGCCATCTACGCGCACTGCCTGCGGGCCGCCTCGGTCACCATCTGGAAAGACGTGCCGGGCATTTTGAACGCCGACCCCAAACGGATTGCCGACACGTACCTCTACCCGAACTTGTCGTACGAAGAGGCCGCCGAAATGACGTATTACGGCGCCACGGTGATCCATCCCAAAACCATTCGTCCTCTCAAGAGTCGCAACATCCCGCTGTACGTACGCTCATTTCTCAACCCGGACGCGCCGGGCACCTGCATCGGCGAAGGACAACCGGAGGGCATGAGGCCTGCCATCATTTTCAAGCGCAACCAACGCATGATTTCGTTCAGTGGCCGCGACCTG from Catalinimonas alkaloidigena includes:
- the fbp gene encoding class 1 fructose-bisphosphatase, encoding MKEEKLALPVGVTLDRFIMRHQEQFPYASGELSQLLRDIALAGKIINREINRAGLSNIAGAYGSQNVQGEEQQKLDVVADIRFTRALRNGGEVCGIISEEEEDYIDTGNYKGKYIVAIDPLDGSSNIDVNVSIGTIFSIYRRRSPIGTPVQPEDFLQRGVDQVASGYVLYGSSSIMVYTTGQGVNGFTYEPSIGEFILSHPEIRTPKNGKIFSCNEGYYYLYDESIRQYIDQCKREKLMARYIGSLVADFHRNMLKGGIYLYPATPKSPQGKLRLMYECNALAFVIEQAGGMATDGQRRIMEIEPTGFHQRAPLFIGSPQMVKSIEAMMNQARVPNPTTSL
- a CDS encoding aspartate kinase, producing MVRIFKFGGASLKNAAAIRNTADIIRQHAAGNQLLIVVSAMGQTTNRLEALYSAYAQPQAGVDHPQEILQEIRQYHEDIARELFGELPETLVALFDNLFGKLETKASSLPHSVPFDEGYDQVLCYGEIISSHLVARYLQHLELPVEWIDSRRYIQTDMTWREARIDWLWTESQVQRQLAPKLKQQIALTQGFIGGTVDGRTTTLGREGSDFTAAIYAHCLRAASVTIWKDVPGILNADPKRIADTYLYPNLSYEEAAEMTYYGATVIHPKTIRPLKSRNIPLYVRSFLNPDAPGTCIGEGQPEGMRPAIIFKRNQRMISFSGRDLTFVSEHNHFVILNACARQNLHINLMQNSAISFLICCDYNPWKVQELVDSLREQFEIKVSDDLELITIKHYDLPTIEKVMKGKKALVEQNTLHTYQAVVPTSAEPLQDSVVPLFEWKPIG